A genomic window from Pelagicoccus albus includes:
- a CDS encoding phosphoribosyltransferase family protein, translating to MKILDSKYIVVGNSSDDPFAIDVAFGMGQLQDVADQISMKRFANTEFCPRFISDETDFDRIGHKMDGKSIVIVSASSLGMSRQSLAMRTFMIARAAKENGAAEVILVEPDLFYSAQDRGPRPELGDPNSDRDRKDLKKFDGQPFTAKLYAELLKLSGVDAVLTVHNHSKTVRKMFTEVFNGRYHDLIPYEIYVDYFLNSNIVNYGPEGEGLALCAPDKGAREFVKEMFAKLGLPKAKFVLLDKERTGEREVQIKLHAESETTFEDIHGHDIILFDDMVRTGSTVVKSCQFLKQIQPGKTVFAVSHFYASEEGRVKMANTAIDEILTLNTIPTILNRDVQGRLRKKLVVLKIEKWLAINLCRILNLEEPEGEDDSLYQIDMSSKNARWKRKIWLSEQLRTLHKPS from the coding sequence GTGAAAATTTTGGATAGTAAATACATAGTCGTCGGGAACTCCTCGGACGACCCCTTCGCAATCGATGTCGCCTTCGGCATGGGCCAGCTCCAAGACGTCGCTGATCAGATCAGCATGAAGCGGTTTGCGAACACAGAGTTTTGCCCGCGTTTCATTTCCGACGAAACGGATTTTGACCGAATCGGCCACAAAATGGACGGAAAATCGATCGTGATCGTGAGCGCCAGCAGCTTGGGCATGAGCCGCCAGAGTTTGGCCATGCGCACATTCATGATCGCCAGAGCGGCTAAGGAAAACGGAGCGGCGGAGGTCATTTTGGTCGAGCCTGACCTTTTTTACAGTGCTCAAGACCGGGGTCCCAGACCCGAGTTGGGGGATCCCAATAGCGATCGAGACAGGAAGGATCTGAAAAAATTCGACGGCCAGCCTTTCACGGCCAAGCTTTATGCCGAGCTACTGAAGCTTTCCGGAGTGGATGCGGTTCTTACCGTGCACAACCACTCCAAAACGGTACGCAAGATGTTTACCGAGGTCTTCAACGGCCGCTACCACGACCTCATCCCCTATGAGATCTACGTGGACTACTTCCTGAACTCCAACATCGTGAACTACGGGCCCGAAGGCGAAGGACTTGCCCTTTGCGCGCCGGATAAGGGAGCTCGCGAATTCGTTAAGGAAATGTTCGCAAAGCTCGGGCTTCCAAAAGCCAAATTCGTTCTCCTCGACAAAGAGCGTACCGGCGAACGAGAGGTCCAAATCAAGCTCCACGCTGAGTCCGAGACGACCTTCGAAGATATCCACGGCCATGACATAATCCTCTTCGACGATATGGTGCGTACCGGGTCGACCGTCGTGAAATCTTGCCAATTCCTCAAGCAGATCCAACCCGGCAAGACCGTATTCGCAGTGAGCCACTTCTATGCGAGCGAGGAAGGGCGCGTCAAAATGGCCAACACCGCCATCGACGAAATCCTTACCCTAAACACCATTCCGACCATTCTGAATAGAGATGTGCAGGGTCGCCTCCGCAAGAAGCTGGTAGTACTGAAGATCGAAAAGTGGCTCGCTATCAACCTCTGCCGCATCCTCAACCTCGAGGAGCCGGAGGGTGAAGACGACAGCCTATACCAGATCGACATGTCTTCCAAGAACGCCCGCTGGAAGCGCAAGATCTGGCTCAGCGAGCAGCTCCGTACTTTGCACAAGCCCTCTTGA